In Acanthopagrus latus isolate v.2019 chromosome 23, fAcaLat1.1, whole genome shotgun sequence, the genomic window AGTGAACTATATGTCATGCAAGGTTTGACTTAGAAATTTCCAAGTTTACCTCAAGGCACCTACCTACTAGGAGAGGATGTGTAAACTGCATGGTGACAAAGGTCTGACCTGGGAAACGCGTAACAGCCCAAGGCTGATAATCAACTTTGATCCGGGCCAGTTTTACATTAATTTCGGCTTGAACAAAGTGCCACTCATTGTCATTGAGCGGCACAGGGGATTTCAGCGTCGCATTGATGATGCCATCACCGACCATAAATAGAAACACAAGGTTATGGGTGGCTGTAAGAAGAAAGAAGAcgtaaaaagcaaaaatgaaaaaacctCCAGTAATTCTTACTGAAATATCCAAAGTGTATATGCGGATGAGTCAACTCACTATTCAGCTCTATCCGTATGAAATTTCGAAGTTGATCATCAGAGTTCTCCAAGAAGACGCCATGGTCTCGATAGGTTTTGAAGTGGAATGAGATGTCAGCACTGGAGCCAGGCCTGAAGGTGGGGAAGGTTATGTAGGTGGGCTTGACGAAGGCAATGGTGTTCCAGATGTTTCCTGTGGAAAACGTTGAAATACAAAGTATAgatacaaagagagaaaaacaactccTCCGCCTCCAACATCAATGAACGGTGTGATATTTAAGCTCACTGTCGCCGTGGCAGCGAAGGGGCCCAATGGTGAACTGTGCCTCTGAGCCGGTCCTGTTGGTGTCCCCGACCACCACCCTCCTCACAGGCAGATGGTCTCTGAAGTCCAAGTAGCCTTTATCTGTGTACCTGAAAAGCCAAAGTGAAGATGCTGAGACTTCATCGTCATTGTTACAGACTAAACCTGCTcattgtatttttctctcacCATTGTCGATAGTCAGCATCGCAGTTGCACTGAAACTTGGGGTCGGTGCAGGTTTGGTTGATGGCGCAGCCGCACTTCTGGACCTCTCTGAATGTTCCACCCCAGTAATAGTGACTAATATTGTCACGACCAATCCAGTAACCAAAAGGTCTTccatctgttttaaaaatgaaatggtacatttaaatgcagtttgTAACATCTGTAGCTATGGGTAAAATTTTATTGCGGAAGAGGATAAAAACACTTGATCGTTATGAATTTCCATTATCAGGATAATCAAGAACTTTGAAAATCTTCAATATCCTAAAATGAGCGATTTAAACAAGCTGTCTAATTCACCTATATTGATTCCCTGATTTATTTCAAACTACCACAAGGGGGAGTAATTAGTTGGCTTCCCCACTGGGGATTCCAAACTAAAGAATGACATGGAGATGAGATgctcaacatttatttaatgtttactCATCAGGACcttatgtatgtatattgtttggttgtttttcactTAATGAACATCCTGTGATGCAAAACAAGGTTCTTGTTTCTTCCCCAAAAATAAGGCAGAGTGAGATTTGATTGTCAGTATTTTTTAGTTGCATTTCTCTttcattgttggaaacatctgggatGATGCAAgtgcacaactcaacaaaatatataacacaactgtggttgtttttagacattttgttgCGTAAACGTTTCCGTTAGCACACTGCTAACTTAATAAACTACCTGGTCCTACTTACTGGGTGTGTTGAGAAGACGGGACTTGTAGCAGGAGTAGTCGATCCACTGCTCACAGTAGATGGAAGTGTTAGCGAGGGCAGAGACTTCATCCCAGGAGGCGTTCCAGTAGTTGACATCTCCAATATAGGGCCGGTCTATTGAACTCCCAGTCACCTTGGTGCCATCCATTCGGTCATGCGAAATCACTGTCCAAGCTTTGTATGCTGTGACGAGTCACGACAGATATGGGTCACAGttattaataatgaaaaaggGAGACAGAATGAAATGTGATTCATGATGTCGTATAAGAATGTCAATAAAAAGGTTAGAGACGGAGGTCTagttcaaacacagacatagaggcacaaacaaaaacagcttgcCCAGGCTCGTTTTATAAACCCTTTAAGAACACATGGGATTTCAGCACGTCTCATTACATATCATCGACAATTCACCTTCTAACTTTTCATTAACAGCCCGCAGAGAATCCAACTAATACTAAACATGTTGCTGACGAAGCCGATTCTTACCCATGACAGTGATTACTTACACTTCATTTTGCAGTACACCTCGAACGGCTTCAGCGGTCCACTGAGATCAGGATCGATGGTGTAGTTTCCAGACCAGTACTTTCCACTGAGTCTGTATGCTTCACACGATTCTTTATAAACCGCTGTTCGAGAAGCCAGATGAGTCATTTGTTATTATGAGGAAAACACGAAGAGTGGGCCAAGTGCTGTTAGCTGTAAAGAAACATCTATTAAGGTGATAAGAAGCACTTACACATGTGACACACTTCTCCTTTATAGCCCGtgttttcacacagacagataaagtcATCCCAGGACTGGATGCATCTGCCTTCATGTTCACATGGATTTGGAGAACATCTGTAGACAAAAGATATTCTTATACTGAGTATTTTGATGTAACAACGTGAGGCTGATGCATCGGTGTAACTCTCTATTTTCTGTGTTATTTGTATATTGTTTAGAGCCCTTAGATACGAGGTGAGCCATTCAGAAGCTGTCACTTAGAATTCAAATGTAAATTCTTTATAAATATCTTCAGTATGATCCCAATGCTCCACCataaaagtgttaaaatgatcaagaaaaaaatgaatcataaTAAGAATGGGTGTACTTATCAAAGACAATGACTATAATTAGACACTGTCGTTGAGAAGATCATTTCGAAGTCCTGTAAATGTCTGTTGGTATTAATGAAATTACATGTGGATGCTTTCTGACACATATTTTAAACAGGGAGATATTTCTTACCTGTCAGTGATGCCACATGTGCCCAACAACAGCTCAGCATAGCGGCCCCACTGTCGCTGCAGAATGATATCGATATCAAGCTGTTCATTGTCTATGAATATATGCTGCATGCAACCATGGAAGCGGTTCAGCTTGGTCTCGCACTTCTGAATAGTGTTATTGGTTTTTGGACAACCTGCGAAGGAGGATGCAAAAATGCGTGAGTAGAACAGTCCGAAGTTGTCCGAGGAGTTGATTTCaggtttctgttttaaatcatccGCTCACCTCCGAAAAAGTAGCGGTCTCCCGTCCGAATTGTGAAAGGGTTGGTGATCTTCAGCGGGgacccctcctcctcatcaatCGTGAGTGTCAGCAGGTTGTCTCTGGCTGCCAAGTCCACTGAATGCCAGTAGCCGTCATTTAGCCTGTATCCTAGAGATTGGAGAGATGCCTGTCATGCAGCGTTACTACAATCAGATTCAGCGCAGAGATCACACAGTGCATCCAGAACTGGTCTGTCAAGCTTTGGATTTCAATACAGGGCAAAGCACCAAGGAACATAGAGCCTAGAGTCCTTAAACTctgataaatcaataaatttGTGTTAAAGTTTGTATAGTGCAGCACCACAAGATGCATAGTGGTGACGTTGAAGTCATGCAACTGCATTTTCATAGGTGTACTATGCATCAAAATCTTGTCTGTCATACATCACAATGCCCACCTGCAGCAAACTGGAGTTTCTTCTTGCCGGGCTGGAATATAGTGACGTTGATCTGTCCCTCACTCAGGCCCAGCTCAAGGGCGCCCAGGTCATCCGCAAACCGCGTGAACATCAGCAGCCCCGTGTAGTCCCACGAGCGGAACTTGAACTTGACAAACATACGAGGCTTCCTGAAGAAGCCCGGGACCTGCAGGTAGTTGTTGGGCCCGGCGAAAGTCATCGGTTTGAGCAGAATGTCTCTGCAGGCATAGTGCATCTTTTTCTGCGGGgatcaaacacaaagaagacCTTATCAGTaacagacaatgaaaacagacacagcGATGTTATCACAGGAAAACCATGTGATGTTTTGTGTGAAGCCGCACCTTTCGTGGGATGCGGATTTCAGGCTCTTCTCTCTGAGccatgttgatgatgttgatgcCATTGATAAAGACGTTTTCAAGGCAGCCCCGGAAATTTGGTGTGGTGGGCAGGTGAGGCAAATTTTGCTCTATGACACCTCCAACATATAACTAGGAGAAACAGATGAACGCACTCAATCGTCATTTACCGGGAAACTAAATTCACAttgtaaataaacataaaagtaaGAATTGAGCATTCATCTTAGCTCATTAGCTGGCTTGTAATGGATTAAAGGGATTACAAGTTGCCCTCAAGgtgcaaattaaaatgcatttagaaGTCTCTCCCAAAGAAACATTCAGTGAATGTAAAGAGCATTTCCTTTGATTATCTGAGCTGTCAGTCTACATGTGATACTACagtaattacacacacatagacatgaCCAGTACCTGCGTATCCAGATCCAGATGTGTGAACTCTCCCTTGCAGATGCCCGTCACAGTCTGACTGTCCACTGTGAAGTTCACCTGTCGCCCAAAGCGCTTGATGGTGACATAGTGCCAGTGTAGATTATCGAGAAGGCTGCCAGCAGTCAGTGTGATTCGACCATCAACCTTGTGTATTATACTGCTtcctgaaaacagacacagggGACAGGGGGAAGTGTCACGAAATATTAGTGCTCAGAGAGAATATGCTGAATTATTACAGTCAACAATCTAACCAGCGATGCTGAGATCTCCCCCTCAGACAACTTGGCTTTATTTCAGGATTGAGAAAAGCCTGCTTCTATCTGAGATTGATGCCACTGTCAATATTTTCTCTACAACAAGACCCCTTCCACAAATTGCATCGTTACATCTTGTAACCCTGCAGAACTGTCTTCATAAATAAAGGCGCATAAAAAATATTCTCAGCTGTATTCATCCAACACACATGTACTTCGGCTGTACCTAGGCTGATGTGCAGGTAAAGACGGCCTCGCTTGAGCTCCAGGGTGAAGAGATCTCCTTGGATCCCCTCACTGTGCAGCAGCAAGCCATCCTGCTCCAGAGTCTTGAAGTTTATGGCGATATGATCCTGAAGTGTACGGGATCTCTTTTCCGGGAACGTGTACACCACTGAGTCGTCACCATTGTACTGTAGCACATAGGAATCTGcagagaacattttcaaaacatattCAATTTTTCCGAAAAATCACTTCAGAGGATTTAGATTTAAGATTAGTTAGATTTTTTATGTGAGGTGTACATGCGGATATACAGTCTTATGTAGCACTTAGTGAGGTTTTAAGGATTACATGAGTAAATGACACATAGCACATCTCCTTGAGCTCTTCAAATGTGTTGGCATTCGCTCTGATCTTCCTAAGTATGAATCAGGTGATACTGAGCTTAGTCATTTATTAACTAAGAACATATTGTTGCATATCTGGCACTTACATTTAGTGGCATATTACCAAATATGATTaagcactgtaaaaaaaaagtccctggATGTGAATCAGAGGCAGTAAATCCCTGTGGAGCCTCATCCGTCAGTCATTTTTACCATAAGAGCAGCCAAACAGCTCCAGCCTCACACCGATCTTCCCTCCGTTCTCTGTGTTCCACGCCAGAGGAAGCAGACGGATGTGTTTGGCAGTAAAGGCGTAATGGAAGACATTCCTCTTCACCTGATAATAATTCCAGTTCCCAGGCAGCGTCTGCAAACAGATTACACCGAGTGAGCGAGCGGGGAGTTATTGAGTCACTGCAATGCTGTTAACGCCTTATTAAGGGGACTGAAGATGAACTGATGATGAGATTAGCTTTGTCAGTATTGAGAGAGATAATATGCTGCGCCgtctttgtttctctcccaGTGACAATGGGGTATAATGGAACACCCACTGACTGGAGAATCGGCTGTAAAGATTACGTTTGACCAGTTAATCCTCGCCTCATCCCTGTCATGGCCCTCATCAAGCCCCAAACATCAACACTGACACCTACAGAGTTTCCTCCTTTCATGATGTATGGCGTCCAGGAGTCCGGTCGGTCTCCGTACAGCAGGGTGTACTTGGTAACCCAGTCATATGAGTTGAAGGTGCCCTGGGTGGCGATGGCCCGCAGTCGATACTTCCTGCCCAGGTCTATCTGCAGCCATGGCTGTTTGTCCCGGGCAGACGGGGACCATCCGCTGCTGcctgagggggagagagaggatttGGAAGTTACATATACAGTTCACAGTTATACTGTTCAACAGAGATTTAAAGCACGACTAAAGCAACTGTGACATCAACTGAACCTGTAATTTATGGCAATGCTTCTAAAATCCTGGTCAAATTTGGGGTGGGAATTTCAATGAGCGggtgttgttttttctgctaGTGGCCATGCATTTAGATGCCAACTTATTTAGTTGAATAAAGCCAATTACTAATATTGGATCTATATCTGTGAGCTAATTAGATGGGAAGTTAGAAGATTGCCAAACTAAATTTACATAGTTGTGCTGTGCTCAAGTGAAAGTGGATTTTAAATATATAGTGTTTAAGAGTTTAAGGGCTCATCAAATCTGAGTGTGGCACAGTGTGGACTGGGCATCAAACTTTGATACTTTCATAGCTTGGATAG contains:
- the cntnap1 gene encoding contactin-associated protein 1, which codes for MTCKILSICLLFLGFQHCSSHECVDPLISGLYASSFLASSRYNFLYSANFAKLYGSSGWSPSARDKQPWLQIDLGRKYRLRAIATQGTFNSYDWVTKYTLLYGDRPDSWTPYIMKGGNSTLPGNWNYYQVKRNVFHYAFTAKHIRLLPLAWNTENGGKIGVRLELFGCSYDSYVLQYNGDDSVVYTFPEKRSRTLQDHIAINFKTLEQDGLLLHSEGIQGDLFTLELKRGRLYLHISLGSSIIHKVDGRITLTAGSLLDNLHWHYVTIKRFGRQVNFTVDSQTVTGICKGEFTHLDLDTQLYVGGVIEQNLPHLPTTPNFRGCLENVFINGINIINMAQREEPEIRIPRKKKMHYACRDILLKPMTFAGPNNYLQVPGFFRKPRMFVKFKFRSWDYTGLLMFTRFADDLGALELGLSEGQINVTIFQPGKKKLQFAAGYRLNDGYWHSVDLAARDNLLTLTIDEEEGSPLKITNPFTIRTGDRYFFGGCPKTNNTIQKCETKLNRFHGCMQHIFIDNEQLDIDIILQRQWGRYAELLLGTCGITDRCSPNPCEHEGRCIQSWDDFICLCENTGYKGEVCHMSVYKESCEAYRLSGKYWSGNYTIDPDLSGPLKPFEVYCKMKSYKAWTVISHDRMDGTKVTGSSIDRPYIGDVNYWNASWDEVSALANTSIYCEQWIDYSCYKSRLLNTPNGRPFGYWIGRDNISHYYWGGTFREVQKCGCAINQTCTDPKFQCNCDADYRQWYTDKGYLDFRDHLPVRRVVVGDTNRTGSEAQFTIGPLRCHGDRNIWNTIAFVKPTYITFPTFRPGSSADISFHFKTYRDHGVFLENSDDQLRNFIRIELNTTHNLVFLFMVGDGIINATLKSPVPLNDNEWHFVQAEINVKLARIKVDYQPWAVTRFPGQTFVTMQFTHPLLVGAANRTLRPFLGCLRGLRMNGVPLDLEGKVNEEQGIRRNCTGQCLNATIPCRNDGQCIEGYASYTCDCNNTAFDGFYCHKDIGAYFEIGSWLRYNIRKKPISDEAAWANWIDPHYDNFSLGYNDTADDIEFSFSTVHTPAVLLYISSFVQDYIAVILKTDGSVDLRYKLGLITHKYQLTHRNLADGYPHYINITRHNRTIKTQVDYMEPIVEKITLVEDARFDSPKSMFLGRVMEVGDIDYDIQRHNAPGFIGCISGVRYNVYAPLKAFFRPNETDPPVTTQGYVSESNCGAFPPLLGYVPWEVDPWFTGIEYFYIHDDLGLFWITVIVILALLLLFGGLYSIYVYAYQQKGSYRTNEPKNLESPSSARPLTETLRREKKNLPEIEEEFRSD